From a single Micromonospora sp. WMMD1102 genomic region:
- a CDS encoding response regulator transcription factor, whose product MIRIVLVDDQELVRAGLRLILSAHDDMAIVGEAADGRAGVDLAGRLAPDVVLMDVRMPVLDGIGATRQLTAGQGAPPVLALTTFADDEVLWGMVEAGAAGFVLKDAPAAELTGAIRVTARGGSWFDPQVATRVLELVRVRRAGRGASSVTALTDREREVLRLVAAGANNSEIAGSLHLSERTVKGHVSAIFLKLGVRDRAGAIVRAYDAGLVPDR is encoded by the coding sequence ATGATCCGGATCGTCCTGGTGGACGACCAGGAACTCGTCCGGGCCGGCCTCCGGCTGATCCTGTCGGCCCACGACGACATGGCCATCGTCGGCGAGGCGGCCGACGGCCGGGCCGGCGTCGACCTCGCGGGCCGGCTGGCGCCGGACGTCGTGTTGATGGACGTCCGGATGCCGGTGCTGGACGGGATCGGGGCGACGCGGCAGTTGACTGCCGGCCAGGGCGCGCCGCCGGTGCTGGCCCTCACCACGTTCGCCGACGACGAGGTGCTGTGGGGCATGGTCGAGGCCGGCGCGGCCGGCTTCGTGCTGAAGGACGCGCCCGCGGCGGAGCTGACCGGCGCGATCCGGGTCACCGCCCGGGGCGGCTCGTGGTTCGACCCCCAGGTGGCCACCCGGGTGCTGGAACTCGTCCGGGTCCGGCGGGCGGGTCGGGGAGCATCCTCGGTGACCGCGCTGACCGACCGCGAGCGGGAGGTGCTCCGCCTGGTGGCGGCGGGCGCCAACAATTCCGAGATCGCCGGTTCGCTGCACCTGAGCGAGCGGACCGTGAAGGGGCACGTCTCGGCGATCTTCCTCAAGCTCGGTGTCCGGGACCGGGCCGGTGCGATCGTCCGGGCCTACGACGCCGGCCTCGTGCCGGACCGCTGA
- a CDS encoding LacI family DNA-binding transcriptional regulator produces MTRSRRIVSTGAATIATIADEVGVSLTTVSKVLNGRSDVAPETRAKVEASLERHRYRRRVKRQPTAVEQIDLVFHELDSGWATEIIRGVEAVTSTAKLDIVFSQLGGRHRPSQQWLERVLLRRPLGVLLVLCQLTEAQRQQLQRRSIPLVVIDTDSATSAAVPTVGSNNWNGGLLATRHLLELGHRRVACISGPEDVLCSRARAAGFRFAHDEAGIPVDPALVRYGMFSTHAGYQHGMELLSRPDRPTAIFAGSDMQAIGVLRAARQLGLDVPADLSVIGYDDLPMATWIGPALTTVNQPLRDMAGTATQMLIDLARGAELSTSRIDLVTELVVRESTAPPRHRA; encoded by the coding sequence ATGACGAGGTCCCGGCGGATCGTCAGTACCGGTGCCGCGACGATCGCGACCATCGCCGACGAGGTCGGGGTCTCCCTGACGACCGTCTCCAAAGTCCTCAATGGTCGCTCCGACGTCGCACCGGAAACCCGGGCCAAGGTCGAGGCCAGCCTCGAACGGCACCGCTACCGTCGCCGGGTGAAGCGGCAGCCGACCGCCGTGGAGCAGATCGACCTGGTCTTCCACGAACTCGACTCGGGCTGGGCCACGGAGATCATCCGGGGCGTGGAGGCGGTGACCAGCACCGCCAAGCTGGACATCGTCTTCTCCCAGCTGGGCGGTCGGCACCGGCCCTCGCAGCAGTGGCTGGAGCGGGTGTTGCTGCGGCGGCCGCTCGGCGTACTGCTGGTGCTCTGCCAGCTGACCGAGGCGCAGCGGCAGCAACTCCAGCGCCGGTCGATCCCACTGGTGGTGATCGACACCGACAGCGCGACCTCGGCCGCGGTGCCGACGGTCGGCTCCAACAACTGGAACGGCGGGCTGCTCGCCACCCGGCACCTGCTGGAGCTGGGCCACCGCCGGGTCGCCTGCATCTCCGGCCCCGAGGACGTACTGTGCAGCCGGGCTCGGGCCGCCGGCTTCCGCTTCGCCCACGACGAGGCAGGCATCCCGGTCGACCCCGCGCTGGTCCGGTACGGCATGTTCTCCACCCATGCCGGCTACCAGCACGGGATGGAGCTGCTGAGCCGGCCGGACCGGCCCACCGCGATCTTCGCCGGCTCCGACATGCAGGCCATCGGGGTGCTGCGGGCCGCCCGGCAGCTCGGCCTGGACGTGCCGGCGGACCTCTCGGTGATCGGCTACGACGACCTGCCGATGGCCACCTGGATCGGGCCGGCCCTGACCACAGTGAACCAGCCGCTGCGGGACATGGCCGGCACCGCCACGCAGATGCTGATCGACCTGGCCCGGGGGGCGGAGCTGTCGACCAGCCGCATCGACCTGGTCACCGAACTCGTCGTCCGGGAGAGCACCGCGCCGCCGCGACACCGCGCCTGA
- a CDS encoding LacI family DNA-binding transcriptional regulator: MPSRAPRRATLEDVARMAGVSRSTASRVIAGYGAASPIARDRVVAAATQLGYAPDSAARALATGAGVRLVVAVVGAAPTVLHDPYVDRVVRAAAEVCARRAIGVSLEWLPLHAPGRLRQLAEDRGVRGVLLVNTTELILAAVPAALEGRTVSIGIGSGTVPSFDVDNGGAARGIVGHLVSSGRRRIAMISGPDWMPCTRRPVIAYREVLRAAGLAVRSVPGDFTAGGGEAATLRILERWPDTDAIFANSDAMALGALAALRRRGVDVPGDIAVAGFDDVPFAALSAPALTTASHPVEQIATSAARAVLDRAWVPPATAYPSELILRESA; this comes from the coding sequence GTGCCTAGCCGGGCGCCACGCCGGGCCACCCTGGAGGACGTGGCCCGGATGGCCGGAGTCTCCCGCTCCACCGCCTCCCGGGTCATCGCCGGCTACGGCGCCGCCTCCCCGATCGCCCGGGACCGGGTGGTGGCCGCCGCCACGCAGCTCGGCTACGCGCCTGATTCGGCGGCCCGGGCCCTGGCCACCGGTGCCGGGGTACGGCTGGTGGTGGCCGTCGTCGGTGCCGCGCCCACCGTGCTGCACGACCCGTACGTCGACCGGGTGGTGCGGGCCGCGGCCGAGGTCTGCGCACGCCGGGCGATCGGCGTCTCCCTGGAGTGGCTGCCGCTGCACGCGCCCGGCCGGCTGCGGCAGTTGGCGGAGGACCGGGGCGTCCGGGGCGTACTGCTGGTCAACACCACCGAACTGATCCTGGCGGCGGTGCCGGCCGCGCTGGAGGGTCGGACGGTGTCGATCGGGATCGGCTCCGGGACCGTACCGTCGTTCGACGTCGACAACGGTGGCGCGGCCCGTGGCATCGTCGGGCACCTGGTCAGCTCCGGACGGCGCCGGATCGCGATGATCAGCGGCCCGGACTGGATGCCCTGCACCCGGCGGCCGGTCATCGCCTACCGGGAGGTGTTGCGGGCGGCGGGGCTGGCGGTCCGGTCGGTGCCGGGCGACTTCACGGCGGGCGGCGGCGAGGCCGCGACGCTGCGGATCCTGGAGCGGTGGCCGGACACCGACGCGATCTTCGCCAACAGCGACGCGATGGCGCTCGGGGCGTTGGCGGCGCTGCGGCGGCGCGGGGTCGACGTGCCGGGCGACATCGCCGTGGCCGGCTTCGACGACGTGCCGTTCGCCGCGCTGAGCGCGCCGGCACTTACCACCGCGAGCCATCCGGTCGAGCAGATCGCCACGTCGGCCGCGCGGGCGGTACTCGACCGGGCCTGGGTGCCGCCGGCCACCGCGTACCCGTCCGAGCTGATCCTCCGCGAGAGCGCCTGA
- a CDS encoding MMPL family transporter has product MFGRIGHLVVRRRRLVLALTVLFLLAAGTAGSGVFGRLGGGGFADPDAESTRAEEFLAQVGVPRPELVLLVEAADGTRVDDPEVAAAGTALTQELAGRPGVEAVDSYWSAEHQPALGTTDGDPPLRTTGSDPPLRTTEGDAALRSTEGDAALVLVDLAGGEEQVEAAAAAIAAEHAGDRGPLTVRVGGGYAIDEAIGEQLDTDLVRAELIAVPVTLLLLLLVFGGIVAASLPLAVAVVAVLGAVLALSGIARLTEVSVYSINLMTGLGFGLAIDYSLFILSRFREESAAGRPTGEAVVRTVQTAGRTVAFSALTVAVSLSALLVFPLSFLRSFAYAGIAVVLCAAAGALLTLPALLAVLGPRVGAGSPRCRRRTGRWTVSGRSAGRGPTAVPDPTAVPGPTAESAFWHRLASAVMRRPLPVATGVVLFLLLLGVPFLRVDPGLPSHQALPASSEARQVVEAIETGFAGNRTEEFGIALPGVDAGGADAGAVAAFAGQVGAVHGVTEVTTHAVPAGAWLSVVPSVVPRSAEGERLVEEIRALDPPFDFRVGGDAAELVDAKAAIGDRLPLALALIATTTAILLFAVFGSILVPVKAVLLNLLSLTATFGAMVWIFQDGHLSGILGFTATGQLDVSMPILMFCVAFGLSMDYEVFLLARIKEEYDRSGDNARAIAAGLATTGPLITSAAVLLAVSFAAFVVSGMSFLKLMGVGLTLAILVDATVVRGLLVPAVMRLAGRANWWAPAPLRRLHRSWHP; this is encoded by the coding sequence GTGTTCGGCAGAATCGGTCACCTCGTCGTCCGCCGCCGCCGGCTGGTGCTGGCCCTCACCGTCCTCTTCCTCCTCGCCGCCGGCACGGCCGGATCCGGCGTCTTCGGCCGGCTCGGCGGAGGCGGTTTCGCCGACCCGGACGCCGAGTCGACCCGGGCCGAGGAATTCCTGGCGCAGGTCGGGGTACCCCGGCCGGAACTGGTGCTGCTGGTCGAGGCCGCCGACGGCACCCGGGTCGACGACCCGGAGGTGGCGGCGGCCGGCACCGCACTGACCCAGGAACTCGCCGGCCGTCCCGGGGTGGAGGCGGTCGACTCCTACTGGTCGGCGGAGCACCAACCGGCGCTCGGCACGACCGACGGCGACCCGCCGCTGCGCACGACCGGCAGCGACCCGCCGCTGCGCACGACCGAGGGCGACGCGGCGCTCCGGTCGACCGAGGGCGACGCGGCGCTCGTGCTGGTCGACCTGGCCGGTGGGGAGGAACAGGTCGAGGCGGCGGCGGCCGCGATCGCGGCGGAGCACGCCGGGGATCGGGGCCCGCTGACCGTCCGGGTCGGCGGCGGGTACGCGATCGACGAGGCAATCGGCGAGCAGCTCGACACGGACCTGGTCCGGGCCGAGCTGATCGCGGTCCCGGTGACCCTGCTCCTGCTGCTGCTCGTCTTCGGCGGGATCGTGGCGGCGTCCCTGCCGCTGGCCGTCGCGGTGGTCGCGGTGCTCGGCGCGGTCCTGGCCCTGTCCGGCATCGCGCGGCTCACCGAGGTGTCGGTCTATTCGATCAACCTGATGACCGGGCTCGGCTTCGGGCTGGCGATCGACTACTCGCTCTTCATCCTGAGCCGGTTCCGCGAGGAGTCGGCCGCGGGCCGGCCGACCGGCGAGGCGGTGGTGCGGACCGTGCAGACGGCCGGCCGTACGGTGGCGTTCTCGGCGCTCACCGTGGCCGTCTCCCTCTCCGCCCTGCTGGTCTTCCCGCTGTCCTTCCTGCGGTCGTTCGCCTACGCCGGGATCGCGGTGGTGCTCTGCGCCGCGGCGGGCGCCCTGCTGACCCTGCCCGCCCTGCTGGCGGTCCTCGGGCCGAGGGTGGGTGCGGGCTCGCCGCGCTGCCGCCGCCGTACCGGCCGGTGGACGGTCTCCGGCCGGTCGGCGGGACGCGGCCCGACGGCGGTTCCCGACCCGACCGCGGTTCCCGGCCCGACGGCGGAATCGGCGTTCTGGCACCGGCTCGCCAGTGCGGTGATGCGCCGGCCGTTGCCGGTGGCGACCGGGGTGGTGCTCTTCCTGCTGCTGCTCGGTGTCCCGTTCCTCCGCGTCGACCCGGGTCTGCCGTCGCACCAGGCACTGCCGGCGTCCAGCGAGGCCCGGCAGGTCGTCGAGGCGATCGAGACCGGGTTCGCCGGCAACCGGACCGAGGAGTTCGGTATCGCCCTGCCCGGCGTCGACGCGGGCGGCGCGGACGCCGGGGCCGTGGCCGCCTTCGCCGGTCAGGTCGGCGCGGTCCACGGGGTCACCGAGGTGACGACGCACGCGGTGCCGGCCGGTGCCTGGCTGAGCGTGGTCCCCTCGGTCGTGCCGCGCTCCGCCGAGGGCGAGCGGCTGGTCGAGGAGATCCGGGCGCTGGACCCGCCCTTCGACTTCCGGGTCGGCGGCGACGCCGCGGAACTCGTGGACGCCAAGGCCGCGATCGGCGACCGGCTCCCGCTGGCGTTGGCGCTCATCGCGACCACCACCGCGATCCTGCTCTTCGCCGTGTTCGGCAGCATCCTCGTCCCGGTCAAGGCCGTACTGCTGAACCTGCTCTCCCTGACGGCGACCTTCGGCGCGATGGTGTGGATCTTCCAGGACGGGCATCTCTCCGGGATCCTCGGCTTCACCGCCACCGGTCAGCTCGACGTGTCGATGCCGATCCTGATGTTCTGCGTCGCCTTCGGCCTGTCGATGGACTACGAGGTCTTCCTGCTCGCCCGGATCAAGGAGGAGTACGACCGCTCCGGCGACAACGCGCGGGCGATCGCCGCCGGGCTGGCCACGACGGGTCCGCTGATCACGTCCGCCGCCGTACTGCTGGCGGTCTCGTTCGCCGCCTTCGTGGTCAGCGGCATGAGCTTCCTGAAACTGATGGGGGTCGGGCTGACCCTGGCGATCCTGGTGGACGCCACCGTCGTCCGGGGGCTGCTGGTGCCGGCGGTCATGCGGCTCGCCGGCCGGGCCAACTGGTGGGCACCCGCGCCGCTCAGGCGCCTCCACCGGAGTTGGCACCCGTAG
- a CDS encoding histidine kinase: protein MEQTGLRAWGDSSAAGLAFPLAALAAALLVFLTSGITVGLVGMLVAALVPWALLAGQVRVGPWPMAALGVGMPALVTLWYDAPGAIFLALLAVAWLAATGRSWPAEALATLGAVAVPAVFVGLDGAWREDYPAVVFFGTGTMFSWLIGRILRRERRLVAALTEAQQRLDVAAAAAERRRIAHDVHDAIGHGLTVVLLNLVGARQVLDRDPVAAAEALDRAERVGRDSLQSVRAIVGLLRDPADGGGARPPSPGAVDVAALVRDAAEAGLPVRGELVGDLGSVDPYTGLAAYRIVQEAVSNLRHHAPGAEAVVRIVRHADRLAVSVRNGAPAGTAAPAGRGGGNGLDGMRRRAGTLGGTLSAGPDGDGWLVEASLPVPRTADEEAG from the coding sequence GTGGAGCAGACGGGGCTGCGGGCCTGGGGCGACTCGTCCGCCGCAGGACTGGCCTTCCCGCTCGCGGCGCTGGCCGCGGCGCTGCTCGTCTTCCTGACCAGCGGTATCACCGTCGGCCTGGTCGGCATGCTCGTCGCCGCCTTGGTCCCCTGGGCGCTGCTGGCCGGTCAGGTCCGGGTCGGGCCGTGGCCGATGGCGGCACTCGGCGTCGGCATGCCGGCCCTGGTCACGCTCTGGTACGACGCACCGGGCGCCATCTTCCTGGCCCTGCTCGCGGTGGCCTGGCTGGCGGCGACCGGTCGCTCGTGGCCGGCCGAGGCGCTGGCCACGCTCGGCGCGGTCGCCGTGCCGGCGGTGTTCGTCGGGCTCGACGGGGCGTGGCGCGAGGACTATCCCGCCGTCGTCTTCTTCGGCACCGGGACGATGTTCAGCTGGCTGATCGGCCGCATCCTGCGCCGGGAGCGGCGTCTCGTCGCCGCGCTGACCGAGGCTCAGCAGCGGCTCGACGTCGCGGCGGCGGCAGCCGAACGCCGCCGGATCGCGCACGACGTGCACGACGCGATCGGACACGGGCTCACCGTCGTGCTGCTCAACCTGGTCGGCGCCCGGCAGGTGCTCGATCGCGACCCGGTGGCGGCGGCCGAGGCGCTGGACCGGGCCGAGCGGGTCGGCCGGGACAGTCTCCAGTCCGTCCGGGCGATCGTCGGCCTGCTGCGCGATCCCGCCGACGGCGGTGGTGCGCGACCGCCGTCGCCGGGTGCGGTGGACGTCGCCGCCCTGGTCCGGGATGCGGCCGAGGCAGGTCTGCCGGTACGCGGCGAACTGGTCGGCGACCTCGGATCCGTCGACCCGTACACCGGGCTGGCGGCGTACCGGATCGTGCAGGAGGCGGTCAGCAACCTGCGGCACCACGCGCCGGGGGCGGAGGCGGTGGTCCGGATCGTCCGGCATGCCGACCGACTCGCGGTGTCGGTACGCAACGGTGCTCCGGCCGGGACTGCCGCCCCGGCCGGTCGGGGCGGTGGCAACGGGCTGGACGGCATGCGCCGGCGCGCCGGCACCCTCGGCGGCACCCTGTCGGCCGGACCGGACGGCGACGGCTGGCTGGTCGAGGCGTCGCTGCCGGTGCCGCGTACCGCCGACGAGGAGGCGGGATGA
- a CDS encoding cation diffusion facilitator family transporter codes for MGAGHDHGGQAMRAGERHRRPLWAAVAVLGAALLLEAAAAWWTGSLALLSDAGHMFTDVLGIGLALAAITAASRAARHAQRTFGLYRLEVLAALANAVLLFAVAVFVLIEAVRRFDDPPEVLAGPMLAVAIVGLVANVVAFLLLRAGAKESLNVRGAYLEVLGDLLGSVGVIVAAVVIATTGWRYADLVVAVAVGLFILPRTWQLARAAVRVLVQAAPAHIDVAAVETSLTGVPGVVDVHDLHVWTLTSGMDVASAHLLLAPGADVAPVLAAARARLHDGFGIDHCTLQIEPPTAEKVCQDAEW; via the coding sequence ATGGGCGCAGGCCACGATCACGGCGGCCAGGCGATGCGGGCCGGCGAACGCCACCGCAGGCCGCTCTGGGCGGCGGTGGCCGTTCTCGGCGCCGCCCTGCTGCTGGAGGCGGCGGCGGCGTGGTGGACCGGCTCGCTCGCGCTGCTCTCCGACGCCGGGCACATGTTCACCGACGTGCTCGGCATCGGCCTGGCGTTGGCCGCGATCACCGCCGCCAGCCGGGCCGCCCGGCACGCCCAGCGCACCTTCGGGCTCTACCGGCTGGAGGTGCTGGCCGCGCTCGCCAACGCCGTACTGCTGTTCGCGGTGGCGGTCTTCGTGCTCATCGAGGCGGTACGCCGGTTCGACGACCCGCCGGAGGTGCTGGCCGGGCCGATGCTGGCGGTCGCGATCGTCGGTCTCGTCGCCAACGTCGTGGCGTTCCTGCTGCTGCGCGCCGGTGCCAAGGAGAGCCTCAACGTCCGGGGCGCCTATCTGGAGGTGCTCGGTGACCTGCTCGGCTCGGTCGGGGTGATCGTCGCCGCCGTCGTGATCGCCACCACCGGCTGGCGCTACGCCGACCTGGTCGTCGCGGTCGCCGTCGGCCTCTTCATCCTGCCCCGCACCTGGCAACTGGCCCGGGCCGCGGTGCGGGTACTCGTGCAGGCCGCGCCGGCGCACATCGACGTCGCAGCCGTGGAAACCAGCCTGACCGGGGTGCCGGGGGTGGTCGACGTGCACGACCTGCACGTCTGGACCCTGACCTCCGGGATGGACGTCGCCTCGGCGCACCTGCTGCTCGCCCCGGGCGCGGACGTCGCCCCGGTACTGGCCGCCGCACGGGCCCGGCTGCACGACGGATTCGGGATCGACCACTGCACCCTGCAGATCGAGCCGCCGACCGCCGAGAAGGTCTGCCAGGACGCCGAGTGGTGA